One Gemmatimonadaceae bacterium genomic region harbors:
- a CDS encoding menaquinone biosynthesis protein has product MRIGRIPYINCYPVYGAIDRGIVSLDGELIDGIPSALNQQMAAGTLDVSVVSAVEYARDSRRYLLLPDLAISCDGPVRSVMLFSQRPAAELNGHRVIVSRSSMTSVALLELLFEHVWHARPEFVPGNSELADITRFAEEEHEARLVIGDAALILDNARQWRGGESFASYPYVYDLGAEWKRWTGLPFVFAVWVALRTTPVTESLGAHASLIRSRDWGLQHLDELADQAARATGVARAACVEYFAGLDYGLGYEHLAGLTEFFRRLVAAGRVPNGTLAFLPAA; this is encoded by the coding sequence ATGCGCATCGGCCGCATCCCGTACATCAACTGCTACCCGGTCTATGGGGCGATTGATCGCGGGATCGTGAGCCTCGACGGGGAACTCATCGACGGGATCCCCAGTGCACTCAACCAGCAGATGGCGGCGGGGACGCTCGACGTGAGCGTGGTCTCGGCCGTCGAGTACGCGCGCGACTCCAGGCGCTACCTGTTGCTGCCGGACCTCGCCATCTCCTGCGACGGCCCGGTGCGCAGCGTGATGCTGTTCAGCCAGCGCCCCGCGGCGGAACTCAACGGGCACCGCGTGATCGTCTCGCGCAGCTCGATGACGAGCGTCGCGCTCCTCGAGCTGCTCTTCGAGCACGTCTGGCATGCGCGCCCCGAGTTCGTCCCCGGCAACAGCGAGTTGGCCGACATCACGCGCTTCGCCGAGGAGGAGCACGAGGCCCGACTGGTCATTGGCGATGCGGCGCTCATCCTGGACAACGCGCGCCAGTGGCGCGGCGGCGAGTCGTTCGCCTCGTACCCGTACGTCTACGACCTGGGGGCGGAGTGGAAGCGCTGGACCGGGCTCCCGTTCGTCTTCGCCGTCTGGGTTGCGCTGCGCACCACGCCGGTCACCGAGTCGTTAGGCGCGCACGCATCGCTCATCCGCTCCCGCGACTGGGGGCTGCAGCATCTCGATGAGCTGGCCGACCAGGCGGCGCGCGCCACCGGGGTGGCCCGTGCCGCCTGCGTCGAGTACTTCGCGGGGCTCGACTACGGGCTCGGGTACGAACACCTGGCCGGGCTCACCGAGTTCTTCCGCCGCCTCGTGGCCGCGGGACGTGTGCCGAACGGGACCCTGGCCTTTCTCCCCGCGGCCTAG
- the fabG gene encoding 3-oxoacyl-[acyl-carrier-protein] reductase translates to MDLTGKSALVTGSTRGIGRAIAQSLRDAGARVAIVGRDQARADAVAAEVGNGAQGFACDVSDVAQVNVLVDAVEKAFGGIDILVNNAGLTRDNIMLRLKDDDWDTVIDANLRSAFATTRAAVRGMMKKRWGRIINIASVVGIIGNKGQSNYAASKAGLIGLTKSVAREFASRGVLANVVAPGFIETDMTAAMTPEARTAMSAQIPLERLGSPDDIASVVTFLASDRAAYITGQVLVVDGGLVM, encoded by the coding sequence ATCGACCTAACGGGAAAGAGCGCGCTGGTGACGGGGAGCACGCGCGGCATCGGGCGCGCCATTGCGCAGTCGCTGCGCGACGCCGGCGCCCGCGTGGCGATCGTGGGACGCGACCAGGCGCGGGCCGACGCGGTGGCCGCCGAGGTGGGGAACGGCGCTCAGGGCTTTGCCTGTGACGTCAGCGACGTGGCGCAGGTGAATGTGCTGGTCGACGCGGTGGAGAAGGCATTCGGCGGGATCGACATCCTCGTCAACAACGCCGGCCTCACGCGCGACAACATCATGCTGCGTCTCAAGGACGACGACTGGGACACGGTGATCGACGCCAACCTGCGCAGTGCCTTCGCCACCACCCGCGCCGCGGTGCGCGGGATGATGAAGAAGCGCTGGGGGCGCATCATCAACATCGCCAGCGTCGTCGGCATCATCGGCAACAAGGGGCAGAGCAACTATGCCGCGAGCAAGGCGGGGCTCATCGGGCTCACCAAGTCGGTGGCCAGGGAGTTTGCCTCGCGCGGCGTCCTGGCCAACGTGGTCGCCCCCGGCTTCATCGAAACCGACATGACGGCGGCGATGACACCCGAGGCGCGCACGGCGATGAGCGCCCAGATCCCGCTGGAACGACTGGGGAGCCCGGACGACATCGCCAGCGTGGTCACCTTCCTGGCCTCGGACCGGGCCGCCTACATCACGGGGCAGGTCCTCGTGGTCGACGGCGGGCTGGTGATGTAA
- the rpmF gene encoding 50S ribosomal protein L32, whose product MAVPKRRTSKRRKRARNTHKVAPAIAIQSCPRCGSMKRPHRVCAECGYYAGEQRVEAQEA is encoded by the coding sequence ATGGCCGTCCCCAAGCGACGTACCTCCAAGCGCCGGAAGCGCGCGCGCAACACGCACAAGGTCGCCCCGGCGATCGCCATCCAGAGCTGCCCGCGCTGCGGGAGCATGAAGCGCCCGCATCGCGTCTGCGCGGAGTGCGGGTACTACGCGGGTGAGCAGCGAGTCGAAGCGCAGGAAGCGTAA
- the sucD gene encoding succinate--CoA ligase subunit alpha yields the protein MSVFIGKDTTVVVQGITGRDGSFHTKQMIEYGTRIVAGVTPGKGGQKFEGTVPVYNTVADAVQATGANTSVIYVPPMFAADAIIEAADAGVQFIVAITEGVPVLDMTRVYPYVTEKGVRLLGPNCPGLISPGESKVGIIPGRICAPGPVGVVSRSGTLTYEIVYQLTRAGIGQTTCVGIGGDPINGTNFIDTLAAFEADPATKVVCMMGEIGGTDEQDAARFVKEHMTKPVVGFIAGQTAPPGRRMGHAGAIISGSAGTAAEKIQSFQDAGMGVAKRPIDFVELVKARLK from the coding sequence GTGAGCGTCTTCATCGGAAAGGACACGACCGTCGTCGTGCAGGGGATCACGGGACGTGATGGATCGTTCCACACGAAGCAGATGATCGAGTACGGGACCCGCATCGTTGCCGGCGTCACGCCGGGCAAGGGCGGACAGAAGTTCGAGGGAACCGTACCGGTCTACAACACGGTTGCCGACGCCGTGCAGGCCACGGGGGCGAACACGTCCGTCATCTACGTCCCGCCGATGTTCGCCGCCGACGCGATCATCGAGGCGGCCGATGCCGGCGTCCAGTTCATCGTTGCCATCACCGAGGGCGTCCCCGTCCTCGACATGACGCGCGTCTATCCGTACGTGACGGAGAAGGGCGTTCGTCTCCTTGGCCCGAACTGCCCGGGGCTCATCTCGCCCGGGGAATCGAAGGTCGGCATCATCCCCGGACGCATCTGCGCCCCCGGACCGGTGGGCGTCGTCTCCCGTTCAGGGACGCTGACCTACGAGATCGTCTACCAACTCACGCGTGCCGGCATTGGCCAGACGACGTGCGTCGGGATCGGCGGTGACCCGATCAACGGGACCAACTTCATCGACACGCTGGCCGCCTTCGAAGCCGATCCGGCGACCAAGGTGGTCTGCATGATGGGGGAGATCGGGGGAACGGACGAGCAGGACGCCGCCCGGTTCGTGAAGGAGCACATGACCAAGCCGGTGGTCGGCTTCATCGCCGGGCAGACGGCCCCGCCGGGGCGTCGCATGGGGCACGCCGGCGCCATCATCTCGGGTTCGGCCGGTACGGCCGCCGAGAAGATCCAATCGTTCCAGGACGCGGGGATGGGCGTCGCCAAGCGCCCGATCGACTTCGTGGAACTCGTGAAAGCGCGTCTCAAATAG
- the plsX gene encoding phosphate acyltransferase PlsX, whose product MARIALDAMGGDFAPSAPVAGALLALAELDPSHRLQLVGIPSVIRRALDEALSGAHAGMAPHADRLDIIEASDIIEMGEKPSAVIRGKPNSSMHVGLKLQVDGESEAFVSAGNTGAQMAISTLILRLHPGLSRPAISTVFPTAAQSVVVLDSGANVDCSPQELVQFARLGAVYAEDMLGRTNPSIGLLSIGEEPEKGNVAVKEAHQLLLRSGLNFHGNVEGRDIPLGRSDRGAIDVVVCDGFVGNALLKFYEAIAPTLINMVARSAGLSKEQLAATFKHLDYSEHGGAPLLGVKGVSIISHGKSNPRAITSAIKVALRAVETRMNDHIGRRLTENEQAGSAA is encoded by the coding sequence TTGGCGCGCATCGCGCTTGACGCGATGGGGGGCGACTTCGCCCCCTCCGCACCCGTCGCGGGGGCGCTCCTGGCCCTCGCCGAACTCGATCCCTCGCACCGCCTCCAACTCGTCGGCATCCCGTCGGTCATCCGACGGGCGCTCGACGAGGCGCTCTCGGGCGCCCATGCGGGGATGGCCCCCCACGCCGATCGCCTCGACATCATCGAAGCCTCGGACATCATCGAGATGGGGGAGAAGCCATCGGCGGTCATTCGCGGCAAGCCGAACAGCTCGATGCACGTCGGGCTCAAGCTCCAGGTCGATGGAGAGTCCGAGGCCTTCGTCTCCGCCGGCAATACGGGGGCGCAGATGGCCATCTCGACGCTCATCCTCCGGCTGCACCCCGGGCTCTCCCGCCCAGCCATCAGCACGGTCTTCCCCACCGCCGCGCAGTCGGTCGTCGTCCTCGATTCCGGGGCCAACGTCGATTGCTCCCCGCAGGAACTCGTGCAGTTTGCCCGGCTGGGTGCCGTGTACGCCGAGGACATGCTGGGGCGCACCAACCCGTCCATCGGGCTGCTGAGCATTGGCGAGGAACCGGAAAAGGGGAACGTCGCGGTGAAGGAAGCACATCAGCTCCTCCTGCGCTCGGGGCTCAACTTCCACGGGAACGTGGAGGGGCGCGACATCCCCCTGGGGCGCAGCGATCGTGGCGCCATCGACGTCGTGGTCTGCGACGGCTTTGTCGGCAACGCGCTCCTCAAGTTCTACGAGGCAATCGCCCCCACGCTGATCAACATGGTCGCCCGCAGCGCGGGTCTCTCCAAGGAGCAGCTGGCGGCGACGTTCAAGCACCTCGATTATTCGGAGCACGGGGGCGCGCCGCTGCTCGGCGTGAAGGGCGTGTCCATCATCTCGCATGGCAAGTCGAACCCGCGAGCCATCACGAGCGCGATCAAGGTGGCGTTGCGGGCGGTGGAGACCCGCATGAATGATCACATCGGACGGCGCCTGACGGAGAACGAGCAGGCGGGCAGCGCCGCGTGA
- the sucC gene encoding ADP-forming succinate--CoA ligase subunit beta: MNIHEYQAKEILRGIGTPIPPGEIATTPDEAEAIARRIGKMVVVKAQVHAGGRGKAGGVKLAKTPEEAREKAQAILGMQIKGLTVEKVLVTEASDIATEAYVGIILDRASKKPVFMVSPAGGIDIEEVAASTPEKILKLPIDTRYGLMPFQAMRLGFFLYDDLAKARAAAKIMQQLYTAFMQSGCSLAEINPLVVTPAGEVIALDAKMVIDDNELDRRPAIAALRDETAEAPSEVQARNANLTFIKLDGNVGCVVNGAGLAMATMDLVKYYGGEPANFLDIGGSSNPEKVVNALRIITADQNVKAILFNIFGGITRTDDVANGIVTATKENPLKVPIVIRLTGTNEEIAMKILTENGFSASSDMDEAVKKAVELATGGQAA; encoded by the coding sequence GTGAACATTCACGAATACCAGGCGAAGGAGATCCTGCGGGGGATCGGCACGCCGATTCCACCCGGTGAGATCGCCACGACGCCTGACGAGGCCGAGGCCATCGCCCGCCGCATTGGCAAGATGGTGGTCGTCAAGGCGCAGGTGCACGCGGGCGGTCGCGGCAAGGCCGGTGGCGTGAAGCTCGCCAAGACGCCCGAGGAGGCGCGCGAGAAGGCGCAGGCGATCCTCGGCATGCAGATCAAGGGGCTCACGGTGGAGAAGGTCCTGGTGACCGAGGCCTCCGACATCGCGACCGAAGCATACGTCGGGATCATCCTCGACCGCGCGAGCAAGAAGCCGGTCTTCATGGTGAGCCCCGCCGGCGGAATCGACATCGAGGAAGTCGCCGCATCGACCCCGGAAAAGATCCTCAAGCTCCCCATCGACACGCGCTACGGCCTGATGCCGTTCCAGGCCATGCGCCTGGGTTTCTTCCTGTATGACGACCTCGCCAAGGCGCGTGCGGCGGCGAAGATCATGCAGCAGCTCTACACCGCTTTCATGCAGAGCGGCTGCTCGCTCGCCGAGATCAATCCGCTCGTGGTGACGCCGGCCGGCGAGGTCATTGCGCTCGACGCCAAGATGGTGATCGACGACAACGAACTCGATCGCCGCCCCGCCATCGCGGCGCTGCGCGACGAGACGGCCGAGGCGCCCAGCGAAGTGCAGGCGCGCAACGCGAACCTCACCTTCATCAAGCTCGACGGCAACGTGGGGTGCGTGGTGAACGGGGCGGGGCTCGCGATGGCGACGATGGACCTGGTGAAGTACTACGGCGGCGAGCCCGCCAACTTCCTCGACATCGGCGGCAGCTCCAACCCGGAAAAGGTGGTGAATGCACTGCGCATCATCACCGCCGACCAGAACGTGAAGGCGATCCTGTTCAACATCTTTGGCGGCATCACGCGCACCGATGACGTGGCCAACGGCATCGTGACGGCGACCAAGGAGAACCCGCTCAAGGTGCCGATCGTCATCCGCCTCACTGGCACCAACGAAGAGATCGCGATGAAGATCCTGACCGAGAATGGTTTCTCCGCGTCCAGCGACATGGACGAAGCGGTGAAGAAGGCCGTCGAACTCGCCACCGGAGGACAGGCCGCGTGA
- a CDS encoding ketoacyl-ACP synthase III, which yields MKRPIAYLAGVGKYAPPRVMKNAEFAELGLQTDDEWIVQRTGIRERHVAAAAETNRTMASAASRVAMERAGVTAGELDLIVLGTASPDRLLPSTAVDVQAELGATRAAAFDVMAACSSFLYGLIVAEGLMQAGSAETALVIGTEKLTTIVDWKDRSTCVLFGDGSGAAVLKKSDGTKGILSSFMRTDGRLAELLYRPAGGAAHPFDQHVLDDRSFYVKMEGREVFKHAVRSMSEAADHALDRARLTGAEIDVMIPHQANIRIIEATAKHAGIPMEKVYVNVDRYGNTSSASVPIALEEAMQSGRITEGMNVLLVAFGAGFTWASLVIRF from the coding sequence GTGAAGCGCCCCATTGCCTACCTCGCCGGCGTCGGCAAGTACGCGCCGCCGCGGGTCATGAAGAACGCGGAGTTCGCCGAGCTCGGGCTGCAGACCGACGACGAGTGGATCGTCCAGCGCACGGGCATCCGCGAACGACACGTGGCCGCCGCCGCCGAGACCAACCGCACCATGGCATCTGCGGCCTCACGCGTGGCCATGGAGCGCGCCGGCGTCACGGCGGGAGAGCTCGACCTCATCGTGCTGGGCACGGCCTCGCCCGATCGGCTCCTCCCGTCCACCGCGGTCGATGTGCAGGCGGAGCTGGGGGCCACGCGCGCCGCAGCCTTCGACGTGATGGCGGCATGTTCGTCGTTCCTCTACGGCCTGATCGTCGCCGAAGGGCTCATGCAGGCCGGGAGCGCCGAGACGGCGCTGGTGATCGGGACCGAGAAGCTCACCACCATCGTCGACTGGAAGGATCGCTCGACGTGCGTCTTGTTTGGGGACGGGTCGGGGGCCGCCGTGCTCAAGAAGTCCGACGGAACGAAGGGAATCCTGTCGAGCTTCATGCGTACCGACGGGCGTCTGGCGGAACTCCTGTATCGCCCCGCCGGCGGTGCGGCGCACCCGTTCGACCAGCACGTACTCGACGACCGCTCGTTCTACGTGAAGATGGAGGGGCGCGAGGTCTTCAAGCACGCGGTGCGCTCGATGTCCGAAGCGGCCGACCACGCGCTGGATCGGGCCAGGCTCACGGGAGCGGAGATCGACGTGATGATCCCGCACCAGGCCAACATCCGCATCATCGAGGCAACGGCCAAGCATGCCGGGATCCCGATGGAGAAGGTCTACGTGAACGTGGACCGCTACGGGAATACCTCCTCGGCGTCTGTCCCCATCGCGCTCGAGGAAGCGATGCAGAGCGGGCGCATCACGGAGGGGATGAACGTCCTGCTCGTCGCCTTTGGCGCGGGCTTTACCTGGGCCTCGCTGGTTATCCGCTTCTAG
- the fabD gene encoding ACP S-malonyltransferase codes for MDVVLLFPGQGSQKPGMGKELVDAFPRAREVFAAADEALGESLSTLCFDGPAETLTLTANAQPALLTHGAAAWAVVASALAGKVRAAAGHSLGEFTAYHAAGSLTLPAAVRLVRERGRLMAETGVARPGAMAAILGDMTESVDEICRRASAAPDGGEVVPANYNAPGQVVISGEVAGVEAAMALCKAAGAKRAMRLNVSGAFHSPLMRPARDGLQQAIAAAGFVAPLVPVYANVTADVVGDAPSAERLCLEQLTAPVRWTELVERLAAAHPDALFVELGPGTVLAGLVRKIAPTVATAPCGTAADVEQLLARVA; via the coding sequence ATGGATGTCGTCCTGCTGTTTCCCGGCCAGGGATCGCAGAAGCCGGGGATGGGAAAGGAGCTCGTGGACGCCTTTCCGCGCGCGCGTGAAGTGTTTGCAGCTGCCGACGAGGCACTGGGCGAGTCGCTGTCAACGTTGTGCTTCGACGGGCCGGCCGAGACGCTCACGCTGACGGCCAACGCGCAGCCCGCGCTGTTGACGCACGGCGCGGCCGCGTGGGCCGTGGTGGCGAGCGCGCTGGCCGGGAAGGTGCGCGCCGCCGCCGGGCATTCGTTAGGCGAGTTCACCGCCTACCACGCCGCCGGGTCGCTGACGCTCCCGGCCGCGGTGCGCCTCGTACGCGAGCGCGGGCGCCTGATGGCCGAGACCGGCGTGGCGCGCCCCGGGGCGATGGCGGCAATTCTTGGCGACATGACCGAGTCGGTCGACGAGATCTGCCGGCGCGCCAGCGCCGCTCCCGACGGCGGCGAGGTGGTCCCCGCCAACTACAACGCCCCGGGACAGGTCGTGATCTCCGGTGAGGTGGCCGGTGTCGAGGCGGCGATGGCGCTGTGCAAGGCGGCCGGCGCCAAGCGCGCCATGCGCCTCAACGTGAGCGGCGCCTTCCACTCGCCCCTCATGCGCCCGGCGCGCGATGGCTTGCAGCAGGCGATTGCCGCCGCCGGCTTCGTCGCGCCGCTCGTGCCCGTGTATGCGAACGTCACCGCCGACGTGGTGGGCGACGCGCCGTCGGCCGAGCGTCTCTGCCTCGAGCAGCTGACGGCGCCGGTTCGCTGGACGGAGCTGGTCGAGCGACTCGCGGCGGCCCATCCCGACGCACTCTTCGTCGAGTTGGGGCCGGGGACGGTCCTTGCCGGATTGGTCAGGAAGATCGCCCCGACCGTCGCCACCGCGCCCTGCGGAACGGCGGCCGACGTGGAACAACTCCTTGCCAGGGTGGCGTGA
- a CDS encoding acyl carrier protein, whose protein sequence is MADLSEKVKDIIEKELGVEREKLTNEASFIEDLGADSLDIVELVMEFEKEFNIDIPDEDAEKLRTVGDALGYLKEKVSA, encoded by the coding sequence ATGGCCGACCTGAGCGAGAAGGTCAAAGACATCATCGAGAAGGAGTTGGGCGTCGAGCGCGAGAAGCTCACGAACGAGGCCAGCTTCATCGAGGACCTTGGCGCGGACAGCCTCGACATCGTCGAACTCGTCATGGAGTTCGAGAAGGAATTCAACATCGACATCCCGGACGAGGACGCCGAGAAGCTGCGCACGGTCGGTGATGCCCTGGGCTACCTGAAGGAGAAGGTCAGCGCGTAA
- the mqnE gene encoding aminofutalosine synthase MqnE — protein sequence MPQAVEVPRDAIRDPALWPIADKVAAGERLNEEDALALYRTSDLLGVGHMADAVNRARHGDVVTFASNQHINPTNVCVLRKTCVFCGFARLPKEDGAYRYTMEQVMAEAELARNGLTREFHIVGGLDMKAGLAYYTEMFRMLKRELPHVHIKALTAVEIAHLARIEKMSWHDVLSALREAGLDTLPGGGAETFSAAVRERIADRKLGGADYIGVHRAAHQLGIRSNCTMLYGHVETLEDRVEHLRMLRELQDETGGFLAYIPLAYHPDDNALGEQLGRRGRGTTGYDDLKMLAVGRLYLDNFAHIKTHWIMVTPFLSQVALHFGVNDLEGTVVREKIYHAVGATTPQGMSLDDLLRLIRGAKKTPAERDSFYRILRRFDDGSEGGNETPRVDSAASATSAVSDAHAA from the coding sequence GTGCCCCAGGCGGTGGAAGTCCCGCGCGATGCCATCCGCGATCCGGCGCTGTGGCCGATCGCCGACAAGGTTGCAGCTGGCGAACGGCTGAACGAGGAGGACGCGCTCGCGCTGTATCGCACGTCCGACCTGCTCGGCGTGGGGCACATGGCCGATGCGGTGAACCGCGCGCGCCACGGCGACGTGGTGACGTTCGCCTCCAACCAGCACATCAACCCCACCAACGTCTGCGTGCTGCGCAAGACGTGCGTCTTCTGCGGCTTCGCGCGCCTTCCCAAGGAGGATGGGGCGTACCGCTACACGATGGAGCAGGTGATGGCCGAGGCGGAGCTGGCGCGCAACGGCCTCACGCGCGAGTTCCACATCGTGGGCGGGCTCGACATGAAGGCCGGGCTGGCGTACTACACCGAGATGTTCCGCATGCTCAAGCGCGAGCTGCCGCATGTGCACATCAAGGCGCTGACCGCGGTCGAGATCGCCCACCTGGCGCGCATCGAGAAGATGAGCTGGCACGACGTGCTGTCGGCGCTGCGCGAGGCGGGGCTGGACACGCTGCCGGGCGGGGGGGCGGAGACCTTCAGCGCGGCGGTGCGCGAACGGATCGCCGACCGGAAGCTGGGCGGCGCCGACTATATCGGCGTCCATCGCGCCGCGCACCAGCTCGGGATCCGCTCCAACTGCACAATGCTGTACGGGCACGTGGAGACGCTGGAGGATCGCGTCGAGCACCTGCGCATGCTCCGCGAGCTGCAAGACGAAACCGGCGGCTTCCTGGCCTACATCCCGCTGGCCTATCATCCCGACGACAACGCCCTGGGCGAGCAGCTCGGCCGGCGCGGACGGGGGACGACCGGCTACGACGACCTCAAGATGCTGGCCGTTGGGCGGCTGTACCTCGACAACTTCGCGCACATCAAGACACACTGGATCATGGTCACCCCCTTCCTCTCGCAGGTGGCGCTGCACTTCGGGGTGAACGACCTGGAAGGGACCGTGGTGCGGGAGAAGATCTACCACGCCGTGGGCGCCACGACGCCGCAAGGCATGTCGCTCGACGATCTGCTGCGCCTCATTCGCGGGGCGAAGAAGACGCCAGCCGAGCGCGATTCGTTCTACCGGATCCTGCGACGCTTCGACGACGGCAGCGAAGGCGGCAACGAAACCCCGCGCGTTGACAGCGCCGCCAGCGCTACCAGCGCCGTCAGCGACGCGCACGCCGCCTGA
- the fabF gene encoding beta-ketoacyl-ACP synthase II — MRRRVVVTGLGAITPVGNDVATTWRALVAGTSGAGPITRFDATHFKVRFACEVKGFDPGLYMDRKEAKRNDVYAQYALAAAVQAMQDAGLSEGGFVPEDTGVIIGSGIGGIRVFEEQHDVYRERGPSKISPFFIPMFISDMAAGIVSMRFGAKGPNYGTVSACASSAHAIGEAFRAIQHGDADIIIAGGAEAAVTPMSIGGFANMTALSERNDDPATASRPFDKGRDGFVMGEGAGIVVLEELEHARRRGARIYGEVSGYGATGDAYHITGQPEDHEGLQRAMRRALKDGGLGAEQVQYVNAHGTSTPLNDSNEIRGIRAVFGTHADALNVSSTKSMTGHMLGAAGAVEFIVSTLAIVHGTVPPTINQFEHDPECDLNVTPNVAVERTVDVAISNSSGFGGHNVALAVRRYAE; from the coding sequence ATGCGGCGTCGAGTCGTCGTCACGGGCCTCGGGGCCATCACGCCGGTCGGCAACGATGTGGCGACGACGTGGCGCGCGCTGGTCGCGGGCACGTCGGGCGCTGGACCGATCACCCGCTTCGACGCCACGCACTTCAAGGTGCGCTTTGCCTGTGAGGTGAAGGGGTTCGATCCCGGGCTGTACATGGACCGGAAGGAAGCCAAGCGCAACGACGTCTACGCGCAATACGCGCTGGCGGCGGCGGTGCAGGCGATGCAGGACGCCGGTTTGTCCGAGGGAGGCTTCGTTCCCGAGGACACGGGCGTCATCATCGGCTCCGGGATCGGCGGCATCCGCGTGTTCGAGGAACAGCACGACGTGTATCGGGAGCGGGGGCCAAGCAAGATCTCCCCGTTCTTCATCCCGATGTTCATCTCCGACATGGCCGCCGGGATCGTCTCGATGCGCTTCGGCGCCAAGGGACCGAACTACGGCACCGTGTCGGCCTGCGCATCGAGCGCGCACGCGATCGGCGAGGCGTTTCGTGCCATCCAGCACGGCGACGCCGACATCATCATCGCCGGCGGTGCCGAGGCGGCGGTGACGCCGATGTCGATTGGCGGTTTCGCCAACATGACGGCGCTCTCCGAGCGTAACGACGACCCGGCCACCGCGTCGCGCCCGTTCGACAAGGGACGTGACGGCTTCGTGATGGGCGAAGGCGCCGGCATTGTCGTGTTGGAGGAACTGGAGCACGCGCGCCGTCGTGGCGCCCGCATCTACGGCGAGGTGAGCGGGTACGGCGCCACGGGCGATGCCTATCACATCACCGGGCAGCCGGAGGACCACGAGGGGTTGCAGCGCGCCATGCGCCGCGCCCTCAAGGACGGCGGCCTGGGGGCGGAGCAGGTGCAGTACGTGAACGCGCACGGCACCTCCACCCCGCTCAACGACTCCAACGAGATCCGCGGCATTCGCGCGGTGTTCGGGACACACGCCGACGCGCTCAACGTCAGCTCGACCAAGAGCATGACGGGACACATGCTGGGCGCCGCCGGTGCGGTGGAGTTCATCGTCAGCACGCTGGCCATCGTCCACGGGACCGTCCCGCCGACGATCAACCAGTTCGAGCACGATCCCGAGTGCGACCTCAACGTCACGCCTAACGTCGCCGTGGAGCGCACGGTGGACGTGGCCATCAGCAACTCGTCGGGCTTCGGCGGCCACAACGTGGCCCTGGCGGTCCGGCGCTACGCCGAGTAA
- the ndk gene encoding nucleoside-diphosphate kinase — protein MAGNRTLTIVKPDAFAVGKAGKIVAHLEGAGFTVVAARVMHLSTAQAEEFYGVHRERPFFRSLVTFMTSGKCMPIVLERGDAVAELRKVIGATDPAEAAAGTVRKLYAESKERNAIHASDSDENASRESRFFFAESDIL, from the coding sequence ATGGCTGGAAATCGTACGCTGACCATCGTGAAGCCTGACGCCTTTGCGGTCGGGAAGGCCGGGAAGATCGTCGCCCACCTCGAGGGGGCGGGATTCACGGTCGTCGCCGCCCGGGTGATGCACCTGTCGACGGCGCAGGCCGAAGAGTTCTATGGCGTGCACCGCGAGCGCCCGTTCTTCCGGTCGCTCGTGACGTTCATGACGTCGGGGAAGTGCATGCCGATCGTGCTGGAGCGGGGTGATGCGGTGGCGGAACTGCGCAAGGTGATCGGGGCGACCGACCCGGCGGAGGCGGCGGCAGGGACGGTTCGGAAGCTCTATGCCGAATCGAAGGAACGGAACGCGATTCACGCGTCGGATTCGGACGAGAACGCCTCGCGCGAGTCGCGCTTCTTCTTCGCCGAGTCGGACATTCTGTAG
- a CDS encoding DUF177 domain-containing protein gives MLPGNDPVWLEGDARPVHGVHVTGRLSSAGSERFYFSGHLSGVARDSCRRCLVDVETPVAEDVHVLFAESGGEDEDDPDVYPIDAREHDLDLRPAIREEWLLAVPALVVCKEDCKGLCPQCGADLNAGACRCAQVQDPRWDALRSLDESAR, from the coding sequence GTGCTTCCCGGTAACGATCCGGTCTGGCTCGAAGGCGACGCGCGTCCCGTCCACGGAGTGCACGTGACGGGGCGCCTGTCGAGCGCGGGGTCGGAACGGTTCTACTTCAGCGGGCACTTGTCGGGGGTCGCGCGCGACTCCTGCCGTCGGTGCCTGGTCGACGTGGAGACGCCGGTGGCGGAGGACGTGCACGTGCTGTTCGCCGAGTCGGGGGGCGAGGACGAGGACGACCCCGATGTGTACCCCATCGACGCCCGCGAACACGACCTGGACCTTCGCCCCGCGATCCGTGAGGAATGGCTGCTGGCCGTCCCCGCGCTCGTGGTGTGCAAGGAGGACTGCAAGGGGTTGTGTCCGCAATGCGGCGCCGACCTGAACGCCGGGGCGTGCCGCTGCGCCCAGGTGCAAGATCCCCGCTGGGATGCGCTGCGCTCGCTGGACGAGTCGGCACGTTAG